The genomic stretch AATCAAAAATGCATAAGGATATTCAAATGTATAATTTTCAAAAATCATTTAATCTCCTTTATTAGTTCTTTGATATTTCCTTCAAGTTTAATAGGAAGTTCATCTATATCTTTTTTATATTTATAGGCTTCAAGTTCTTTTTGTAATTTTTTAAATACTTCTTTATTTTCTTCATTTATGAAATATTGGAAATTTTCACTAAAAGTATAAACCGTATTTTTTGTATTGCTAAAATCAATCTCTTTTAGATTTTTTCTTGCAATTTGTTCAAAAGTTGGTTTTTTCTTTCTTCTTCTTTTATTTTTGTAAAGATAAATTATTAAGATTATGAAAAATATTACAAAAATAACTATAGACAATAAAATCCAAAGAGAATAATCAGGAACTTCAACAAGACCTTTTATATCTTTTAATCCTTCCATTTTTATCCTTTAATAATTTGTAAGAGTTTAAGAAAAATATCATCATCAGTATATATTTTTCCATAAGTAATTTGATGTTGAAGAAAATGTTCTTCGAGTTTATTATCTTGTTCTTCTAAAAGTTTTTTATATTTATTTGCAACACTTTTTGTAATATAAAATTCATTATTTTCAAAAGTATTAGGATTGACTAAATCATATTCACCATTTAATAAAGGATATTCTTCTAATCTATCCCTTACATTTAAAGCATAAACATCATTGTTATAAGAAATTTGACTTAAATCAACATTTCCATAAAAATCTCCAATAACAAATATTATTGAACGTTGTTTCATAAATGTATTTACATATTCACAAAAGCCAGAATAATCAACATCTTTTTTTACACATTCTATTTCCAAAGCATCTTTTACAACTTTATAGATAATTGAATCATCAAATGTTGGTTCATATAATATTTCATTTTTATTACTGTAAAAAATAGGGAAAAGTAGATTTTTATTTCTTGCTGAAGAAAAGCCAAGTAGGGCGATAATTTCTGTTGCAATATCTTGTTTAATCTTTACAGAACCAAACTTCATACTTCCACTAATCATAAAAGCAACAATTATATTTAATTGTCTTGTTTCATCAAAAACATTTACTTTCAAATCATTACTTTTAGCTGTTGCTTTCCAATTAATATTTTTAATATTATCGCCATAAGCATATTCTTTAATTTCTTTAAAATCTAAACCTTCACCTTTTAGAGATGTTAATTGTGAACCAATATTTGTATTGAAAATATTTCTTTTAGCTTTTATTGTTATTTCTTTTGCTTTATCATACATTGTTATTTTCCTCTTACTTAAGGAGTTTTTATTGATTCTAAAATCTTTTCAATGATATAATCAGCAGTAATATTATTTGCTCTTGCTTTGAAATTAAGTATTAATCTATGTCTTAATACACTTTTTATAACATAAGAAATATCAAGAGGTGTTACATAATCTTTTCCTCTAATCATTGCTATTGCAATACTAGCTTTGTATAAGTCAATAGAAGCTCTTGGACTTGCTCCATGTTCTATATATTCAGATATTTCAGAAACTCCATACTCTTTTGGATTTCTTGTTGCAAAGATTAATTTTGCCATATAGTTTTTTACTGCATCATCAACATGAATATCTTTTAAAGATTCTTTCATCTTTTTTATATCCTCAATACTTGCAACACTTTTGATTTGTTCAAAACCTTTAATTGCTACACGATTTACAATTTCTAGTTCTTCTTCTAAAGTGTTATATCCAACAAGTACTTTTAGCATAAATCTATCAAGTTGTGCTTCTGGTAGTCTATATGTCCCTTCTTGTTCAACTGGATTTTCTGTAGCCATTACTAAAAATGGATCAAGAGATTTAAATGTAGCATCAGCAATAGTGATTTGTCGCTCTTGCATTACTTCTAAAAGTGCAGCTTGAACTTTTGCAGGAGCTCTGTTGATTTCATCAGCTAATAAAAGATTTGTAAAAGCAGGTCCTTTTTTTATAATAAATTCACCAGTTTTAGGATTATAAATTTCAGTCCCTGTAATATCACTAGGAAGTAAATCAGGTGTAAACTGAACTCTTTTAAATTCAATTCCTAAAGCTTGGGCAAGAGCATTAATAGCAGTTGTTTTAGCAAGTCCAGGAACACCTTCTACTAAAATATGCCCATTTGCAATTAAGCCAATTAGAAGAGAATCAATTAGTTCTTCTTGTCCTACAATAACTTTTTTCATTTCATTTTTAATATTAGATATTATGTTATCCATTCTATACCTTTTAATTTGAATTAGATTTTATTTCTTGTTTTTATTAGATGGAAGTATAGTTTTTATATGTAAATAAATAATTAATGATAAAATAATTGTATATTAATAATTTGTTAATATAAATATATGATTATTTTATTATTGCTTTTTTGTTATAATAAGTAATTACAATTAAAAGGTTTGAAGTGAGTAATGAAATAGAAATACAATTAGATGATGAATTAGATTTACAAGAACCAAAAAAATATAAAGTTTTTTTATTAAATGATGATTATTCAACAATGGATTTTGTTATTGATGTATTAGTAAAAGTTTTTAGAAAAAGTCTAGATGAATCATCGGTTATTATGTTAAATATACATAATAATGGAAGAGAAATATGTGGCATTTATACACATGAAATAGCAGCTACAAAAGTTGGACAAGTTAAAAGTATGGCAAGAGAAAAAGGGTTTCCTTTAAAAGCTGTCATGGAAGAAGAATAAAATGATAAGTAAAGAATTAAGAAGTATTTTTTCCCAAGCAGTAGGTTATGCAAAAAATAGTAAACATGAATATTTAACATTAGAGCATATTTTTTTAATGTTATTACATGATGAGTCTATTGAAAACTTATTTGTAGATTTAGGAGTTGATAATAATAAATTATTTGAAGATACTAAAAAATATATAGATGAAAATACGCCTAAGTTACCAGAGGGAATTGATGATGAACCAATTGAAACAATTTCCTTAACTTCTACTATTGAGTATATGGTTGCACATATGCAAACTAGTGGTAGAGGAAATGCAAATGTAGAAGATATGTTTGTAGCTATTTTAAAAGATGAAAAGTCTTATGCCCTTTATCTTTTAAAATCTCTTGGTATTGAAAGAATTGATATCTTAGAGGAAATTTCACATAAAGAAGAAGATGAAACTTTATATGAAGATGAGAATGAAGAAAAGAAAAATAAGGTATTAGATAAAAATTCAGCTGAATTAGTAGCAGTTGCTAAGAAGGGTGAAATTGATCCTGTAATTGGTAGAGAAAAAGAGATTTCAAGAGTAATTGAAATTTTAAGTAGAAGAAAAAAGAATAATCCTATTTTAGTAGGAGAACCAGGTGTTGGTAAAACTGCAATAGCTGAAGGTTTAGCCTTACAAATTGCCCAAGAAAAAGTACCTGAGTTTTTATTTGATGCAAAAGTATTTTCACTTGATATGGGTTCTATGATTGCAGGGACTAAATATAGAGGAGATTTTGAAAAGAAATTAAAATCTTTATTACAAGAAGTTATAAAAGTTCCAAATGCAATTTTATTTATTGATGAAATACATACAATTGTAGGTGCAGGAAGTGTTGGTGGTTCTGCTATGGATGCTTCAAATATTTTAAAACCAATGCTTTCAAATGGAAAACTTAGATGTATAGGAGCAACTACATTTGCTGAATATAGAAATGATTTTTCAAAAGATAAAGCTCTTAGCAGAAGATTTGCAAAAGTTGATGTTGAAGAGCCTTCAATTGAAGATTCTATTTTAATCTTAGATGGTTTAAAATCTAAATATGAAGATTTCCATGGAATTAAATACTCAAAATCAGCTATTAGAAGTGCAGTTGAGTTAAGTAAAAAATATATTACAGATAGATTTTTACCTGATTGTGCAATTGATGTTATTGATGAGGTTGGAGCTTCAAAGAAAATTTCTTTAGTGTCAACACTTAAAACAAAATCTAAAAAGAATATAACTATTACACAAATTGATGTAGAAGATACAATTGCAAAAATGGCACATATTCCTGCAAAATCTGCAACTAAATCTGATTTGACTTTATTAAAATCATTAGAAAAAAATATGCAAAAAAGAGTTTATGGTCAAGATTCTGCAATTACTACAATTGTTCAATCAATTAAGAGAAATAAAGCAGGATTGGGTCTAGATAAAAAACCAATTGGATCTTTTCTGTTTACAGGACCAACAGGTGTTGGTAAAACTGAAGTTGCAAAAGAATTATCATTACAACTTGGGGTGCATTTTGAAAGATTTGATATGAGTGAATATATGGAAGCTCATACAATTTCTAGACTTATTGGAGCACCTGCTGGTTATGTAGGATTTGAGCAAGGTGGATTATTAACAGAAGCTATTAGAAAGCATCCTCATACAGTTTTATTACTTGATGAAATTGAAAAAGCTCATCCTGATTTAATGTCTGTGTTACTACAAGTTATGGATAATGCATCATTAACAGATAATGCTGGAAATAAAGCAGACTTCCAAAATGTAATACTAGTAATGACTTCAAACTTAGGTGCAACAGAAGCTAATGTTATGGGATTTGCAAAAGATGATAATCTTAATGAAAATAAAGCTATTACAAAATTCTTTGCACCAGAGTTTAGAAATAGACTTGATAGTGTAGTTTCTTTTGAAAGTTTATCAATTGATATTGTTACTAAAGTAGTTGCTAAATTTATTAGTGATTTAGAAGAGCAATTAAGTGATAAAAATATTAAGATTAATATTACAGCTAAAGCTAAAAAAGAACTTGCAACAATTGGTTATGATAAAGCAATGGGTGCAAGACCTCTTAATAGAGTAATTTCAGATAAAATTAAAAATGTTTTAACAGATGAAATTTTATTTGGTAAACTTAAAAAAGGTGGAATTGTTAATATAGACTATAATGATGACTTTATATTTGAATATATTGTGTAAAAACACATTTATTATACAATTATAATCTAGTATATTTGGAAATTAATTACTTTCTTAAGTTAAAGGAAGTACACTTTAAAATTATTTATAAAAGGACTAAAACATATGAAGAAAATTTTAATAAGTTCTGCGGTTGCAGTATTGCTATTAACAGGTTGTGGTGAAGATAAAAAAGTTACAACAGAAGTAGCAAAAACTGAAGTTGTAAATACTGAATCTACAGCTAATGTTATTAGCGAAGCTACAAAAGATATTAGTAAAACTGTAACAAAAGCTGCGAGTGAATTAAAAACTACAGTAAGTGATGCAACAAGTAAAGTTGTAGATAACACTACTGCAACGGTGGAAAAAGCAAAAGAAGCTATTGCTACTACTACAATGGAAGAGGCTAAAGATTCTGCAAGTGAAGCTATTTCATCTACAGTAGAAACAGCTAAAAAAGTTGCAAGTGATGCTTCAGAAGTTGTAAATACTAAAGTTACTGGAATCATTGATTCAGTTAAAAAAACAACTGAAGATACAACAACTCAAACAGTTGAAAAAGTAGAAGATACAAAAGCAC from Poseidonibacter antarcticus encodes the following:
- a CDS encoding DUF58 domain-containing protein — encoded protein: MYDKAKEITIKAKRNIFNTNIGSQLTSLKGEGLDFKEIKEYAYGDNIKNINWKATAKSNDLKVNVFDETRQLNIIVAFMISGSMKFGSVKIKQDIATEIIALLGFSSARNKNLLFPIFYSNKNEILYEPTFDDSIIYKVVKDALEIECVKKDVDYSGFCEYVNTFMKQRSIIFVIGDFYGNVDLSQISYNNDVYALNVRDRLEEYPLLNGEYDLVNPNTFENNEFYITKSVANKYKKLLEEQDNKLEEHFLQHQITYGKIYTDDDIFLKLLQIIKG
- a CDS encoding AAA family ATPase, coding for MDNIISNIKNEMKKVIVGQEELIDSLLIGLIANGHILVEGVPGLAKTTAINALAQALGIEFKRVQFTPDLLPSDITGTEIYNPKTGEFIIKKGPAFTNLLLADEINRAPAKVQAALLEVMQERQITIADATFKSLDPFLVMATENPVEQEGTYRLPEAQLDRFMLKVLVGYNTLEEELEIVNRVAIKGFEQIKSVASIEDIKKMKESLKDIHVDDAVKNYMAKLIFATRNPKEYGVSEISEYIEHGASPRASIDLYKASIAIAMIRGKDYVTPLDISYVIKSVLRHRLILNFKARANNITADYIIEKILESIKTP
- a CDS encoding ATP-dependent Clp protease adaptor ClpS, whose product is MSNEIEIQLDDELDLQEPKKYKVFLLNDDYSTMDFVIDVLVKVFRKSLDESSVIMLNIHNNGREICGIYTHEIAATKVGQVKSMAREKGFPLKAVMEEE
- the clpA gene encoding ATP-dependent Clp protease ATP-binding subunit ClpA gives rise to the protein MISKELRSIFSQAVGYAKNSKHEYLTLEHIFLMLLHDESIENLFVDLGVDNNKLFEDTKKYIDENTPKLPEGIDDEPIETISLTSTIEYMVAHMQTSGRGNANVEDMFVAILKDEKSYALYLLKSLGIERIDILEEISHKEEDETLYEDENEEKKNKVLDKNSAELVAVAKKGEIDPVIGREKEISRVIEILSRRKKNNPILVGEPGVGKTAIAEGLALQIAQEKVPEFLFDAKVFSLDMGSMIAGTKYRGDFEKKLKSLLQEVIKVPNAILFIDEIHTIVGAGSVGGSAMDASNILKPMLSNGKLRCIGATTFAEYRNDFSKDKALSRRFAKVDVEEPSIEDSILILDGLKSKYEDFHGIKYSKSAIRSAVELSKKYITDRFLPDCAIDVIDEVGASKKISLVSTLKTKSKKNITITQIDVEDTIAKMAHIPAKSATKSDLTLLKSLEKNMQKRVYGQDSAITTIVQSIKRNKAGLGLDKKPIGSFLFTGPTGVGKTEVAKELSLQLGVHFERFDMSEYMEAHTISRLIGAPAGYVGFEQGGLLTEAIRKHPHTVLLLDEIEKAHPDLMSVLLQVMDNASLTDNAGNKADFQNVILVMTSNLGATEANVMGFAKDDNLNENKAITKFFAPEFRNRLDSVVSFESLSIDIVTKVVAKFISDLEEQLSDKNIKINITAKAKKELATIGYDKAMGARPLNRVISDKIKNVLTDEILFGKLKKGGIVNIDYNDDFIFEYIV
- a CDS encoding c-type cytochrome; translation: MKKILISSAVAVLLLTGCGEDKKVTTEVAKTEVVNTESTANVISEATKDISKTVTKAASELKTTVSDATSKVVDNTTATVEKAKEAIATTTMEEAKDSASEAISSTVETAKKVASDASEVVNTKVTGIIDSVKKTTEDTTTQTVEKVEDTKAQAVEKVEDVKKTEAVATIADAKPSINAKALFASCAACHGQNAEKPALGKSQIIKGWDKDKLITALKGYKDGSYGGVMKGVMKGQVATKSDAEIDALAGFISNL